In one window of Helianthus annuus cultivar XRQ/B chromosome 17, HanXRQr2.0-SUNRISE, whole genome shotgun sequence DNA:
- the LOC110921141 gene encoding uncharacterized protein LOC110921141: MPHSWSNYLSNCCDSDGDSRVGKYGCVPLLIAMLEGKSVEEKQAAAKALSTILVCSGNRRIYRKEQRGITSAVQLLDPTILNLDKKYPVSILMSLTHSKECRKQIVDSGGLVYLQKLVETEVDGAKKLHETISHGNLWGVFARR, translated from the exons ATGCCTCATTCGTGGAGTAATTATTTATCCAATTGTTGTGATTCAGATGGGGATTCTAGGGTAG GGAAATACGGGTGCGTTCCGCTGTTGATAGCGATGCTGGAAGGGAAATCGGTTGAGGAGAAACAAGCGGCTGCTAAGGCGTTATCGACAATCTTGGTTTGTTCGGGGAACAGGAGGATTTACCGGAAGGAACAAAGAGGGATAACGAGTGCGGTCCAGCTTCTAGATCCTACAATACTGAATCTGGATAAGAAATACCCTGTTTCGATTTTAATGTCGTTGACCCATTCAAAGGAATGCCGCAAACAGATTGTTGATTCGGGTGGTTTAGTGTATTTGCAAAAGCTTGTGGAAACGGAGGTTGATGGTGCGAAGAAGTTGCATGAGACCATTAGTCATGGGAACCTATGGGGTGTTTTCGCAAGGCGGTAA